Part of the Ignavibacterium album JCM 16511 genome, TTTTCTTTTCGTAGGGACATCATATTCCCAGGTTTCAACTTTGTGGGAGAAATCCGCTGCTGCAACTACTCTACCAAGTTGGTTTTCAACCTCTGGTAATACAGAGAGAGGTTTAGCTTATGGTTTAGTCGGGGGGAATCACAGATTGTATATTGCAAGTAGAAACGCAGGTACATTTATTTACATTTATAATGCGTTAACCGGAGACTCCGTTGGTAATTTATCAACAGCAGGTATAAGTGGCGGAACTTTTACAATAAATGACCTTGGGGTATCTAATGACGGTTTAATATTCGTTTGTAATCTCACAACAAATGCTTCAAGCTCTCCTTTCAAAGTTTATAAATATACAACTGAAGCAGATTCCCCCGTCGTTGCAATTCAATATACCTCCACAGCTGCTGCACGGTTAGGAGATAAAATTACTGTAACTGGCTCAGCATCAGATAACTCTTTAACAATTTGGGCTGCGTCTGCAAATACACAAGAGCTCTATAAATTTACAACCACTGATAATGGCAATACTTTCACTGCTACCATTATCCCTTTAGCGGGGCTTACAGGAACCACTTTTGGTTCTGCTTCCGTTGGACCTATTACAGAAAATTTCTACTGGAATGCAGGGGGATTCAATCCTAAAAAATACAATGCTGATGGTTCAGTGGTTGGTACAATACCTGGGACTGTAGTAGCTACAGGTTCTAATGCAATAAGATATATGAGCACAATAATTGGGGATGAATATTTTGCAACTTTTGCTTATGGAGCCGGAAATGAAAATGCAAGAATTGTTAAAGTTCCGGGTGGTGATCCTACATTAGCTACATTAGTAGGAACTACAACTTCTCTAGGTTCTAATGCAAATTCAAACGGTGCCGGCGATGTGGAAGTAAGAAAAGTAAGCAAATATATCTATCAGGTTTTTGTGCTTAGCACAAATAATGGTTTTGGAGCATATAATGTTGATCTTACACCAGCATTAAGCGGCGATTATTATATCGGAAATCCCGGAACCGGACCAGGTGGCTCAAATCCTAACTTTGCTACTCTGGGAGAAGCTTTCGATGTAATTTATGATGCATCTATTACCGGAGATTGTAACTTTTATATTACAAGCGATATTAATGAACCAAACACAGGTGGAGTTGGAATCGGTTTAGCAAAAGATCCCGGTTCTTTTACTTTAACATTTAAACCTTATACGGGAATTCAACCTGTTATTACATTAAATTATCCTTCCGACGGAAATTCAGGTCCTTCTGGTGCAATGATAATCGGAATTCCTACAAGAGGAAATATTTCCTGGGATAGTATGAAGACCACAAGGAATATAGTTATTGATGGCTCCAATACTCCTGGAGGGACAACAAGAGATCTAACAATCCAAACATCCTTAACAGCTCATCGTAACAGTATGCCTATGGTAATCGTGGGAGATGTAGCAAATGTAGTAATAAAGAATACAAATATTTATTACAGACCACAAACAGTTAGCACAGCAGGCAATTTGTTTATCGGAGCTGTTATGGTGAGGTCGAGAAATTATTTGGGTCAGGATTGGGTACCTCACGATCTAACTTTTGAAAATAATCACTTAAGCAGCAATTTCGATGGAGTTGCTCAAAATGCTCAGGGTTATGGTTGCTATCAATCAGGTACTCCGCTGCCATTAAATTATCCATACAATATAATTCTTAAAGACAATTTAATAGAAGGAAAGAGAAGAGGCTTAGCTTTGTATCGGGCCGGAAGTCACGATATATTTAATAATGAAATTAAATTGAATCAAAGCATAGCGGCAAATACAACTAATGAAGCTCTCTATGCTGTAGATGTTGATACTGGTTCTGTTGTTAATATATATAATAATAAAATTTCGCAGATTTCCTCAATTACTAATCTTGCAAACAATGGTAATACTGCTATTAGCATAGAATCATTCGGAACCTACAATGTTTATAATAACTTTATCTACGGATTTGATCTAACGACTACTACTCCAACTGCTTATCTCAACGGTATAAAAAATTCATCAGCAAATGCTACTCTAAATTGCTACTATAATTCAATTAATATGAATGATATTACAGCTTCGGGAACAATTACATATAACGGAATACTCATTTCAAATGGAACTAATGATTTGAAAAACAATATCGTTTACTCTGCCGAAGGTGATTTTGCAAACTATTGCATCTACAGATCCGGCACAAATGGCACCATTACTTCAAATTATAACAATTTCTATCCTGTAAGTTCAACCAATGGAAATGTTGGATATTGGAATAATGCAGCCACTCCAACTTTAGTTGCCTGGCAAACCGCTTCGGGACAGGATGCAAATTCGAAATCCAAACAAGTATTCTTTGTATCGGCAACCGATTTACATCTTACAGGTTCTTCGGTTGGCGATCTTGATTTAACAGGAACGCCTATTTCCGGAATTACTACTGATATTGATGGTGATACAAGACATCCTTCATTCCCCTATATGGGAGCTGATGAAGGTTCGGTTCCGCTTCCTGTTGAATTAGTGTCATTTGCCGCTAATGTTGTAAACGGAAAAGTTAAATTATCGTGGACAACAGCAACTGAGATTAATAATAGTGGATTTGAAGTTGAAAGAAACTCGGATGGTACTTTCAAATCGATTGGTTTTGTTGATGGAAGAGGAACCACTAATGAAAGACAATCATACAGCTTTATCGATGAAAATCCTGGAAGAGGCATCATTCAATACAGACTAAAACAGGTTGATTTCAACGGAACATATTCATATTCAGATGTTGTTGAAGTTGATCTTTCGACTCCAACTAGTTTTGATCTTGCACAGAACTATCCGAATCCATTTAATCCAACAACAACAATCAGATATTCAATTGCTAATCCTGTAAATGTAAGCCTGATTATTTACAATACTCTTGGTGAAGAAGTTATGACACTTGTAAATAATCAGTTTACAGAGCCGGGCGTTTACAATGTTGTGTTTGATGCTTCAAATCTTGCTAGCGGAACTTATATTTACAGATTAACAGTAGGCGATTTTGTGATGACGAAGAAAATGGTATTGACCAAGTAAATTTCAGAAATCAATAATGTTAACTTAAAGAGCGGACAATTTGCCCGCTCTTTCTTTTAATAAAAATTTTATACTACTCTACGAAATGAATCACTATTCTTTCTTGAATGATTTTCTTAAGAAAAAATCCTCATCGTACATTTATTATTAACTCCTCTTTCCTTATACCTTTATAACTAACACCTCTCACCATCCATCACTGTCACCATTTTTGTCGTAAAAAATTTTTGCACCTCTTTAGTTTTTACTTGTAAGCTTTACTCATAGAATTTTTCTCTCTTCATTTATTGTTTCTATTTGAAGAATTTTTCAGGGAATAAATTTTGAAGTATTTAGTGTTAAGAGGAGCAGTCTATGCGTTTAATGACCAAACTTGTCGGTATAGCAAAGCACGGAATACAATCTTTCTCTGAGTTACCTGTCAGAAAGGTTTGTTTGCCCGCAGAGAATAATTATTTACCGAGAACTATTACCCCCCCATCAATTAACGATTGACAACTTAAATTATTACTTTTCAGTCCCTTTTTACACCTCTGGTTTTCTTTGAAGGAATGAGTTAATTTAGAACCAAATCAATATTAAACGAGATTATAAAATGAAACCAATATCTCTTATGCCATTGATAATATTACTTATTCAAATACTACTGATTACAACAGGTTGCAAGCAAACCACAGAACCGAAGCTTGAGCCGGAGCTTAAACTTGAGCTTGAGGATGTAAGCTGCACAGAGGCTTGGATAAACCTTAGAGCCACAAACCTCCAA contains:
- a CDS encoding T9SS type A sorting domain-containing protein gives rise to the protein MKKVFIAFLVFLFVGTSYSQVSTLWEKSAAATTLPSWFSTSGNTERGLAYGLVGGNHRLYIASRNAGTFIYIYNALTGDSVGNLSTAGISGGTFTINDLGVSNDGLIFVCNLTTNASSSPFKVYKYTTEADSPVVAIQYTSTAAARLGDKITVTGSASDNSLTIWAASANTQELYKFTTTDNGNTFTATIIPLAGLTGTTFGSASVGPITENFYWNAGGFNPKKYNADGSVVGTIPGTVVATGSNAIRYMSTIIGDEYFATFAYGAGNENARIVKVPGGDPTLATLVGTTTSLGSNANSNGAGDVEVRKVSKYIYQVFVLSTNNGFGAYNVDLTPALSGDYYIGNPGTGPGGSNPNFATLGEAFDVIYDASITGDCNFYITSDINEPNTGGVGIGLAKDPGSFTLTFKPYTGIQPVITLNYPSDGNSGPSGAMIIGIPTRGNISWDSMKTTRNIVIDGSNTPGGTTRDLTIQTSLTAHRNSMPMVIVGDVANVVIKNTNIYYRPQTVSTAGNLFIGAVMVRSRNYLGQDWVPHDLTFENNHLSSNFDGVAQNAQGYGCYQSGTPLPLNYPYNIILKDNLIEGKRRGLALYRAGSHDIFNNEIKLNQSIAANTTNEALYAVDVDTGSVVNIYNNKISQISSITNLANNGNTAISIESFGTYNVYNNFIYGFDLTTTTPTAYLNGIKNSSANATLNCYYNSINMNDITASGTITYNGILISNGTNDLKNNIVYSAEGDFANYCIYRSGTNGTITSNYNNFYPVSSTNGNVGYWNNAATPTLVAWQTASGQDANSKSKQVFFVSATDLHLTGSSVGDLDLTGTPISGITTDIDGDTRHPSFPYMGADEGSVPLPVELVSFAANVVNGKVKLSWTTATEINNSGFEVERNSDGTFKSIGFVDGRGTTNERQSYSFIDENPGRGIIQYRLKQVDFNGTYSYSDVVEVDLSTPTSFDLAQNYPNPFNPTTTIRYSIANPVNVSLIIYNTLGEEVMTLVNNQFTEPGVYNVVFDASNLASGTYIYRLTVGDFVMTKKMVLTK